The following proteins are co-located in the Polymorphospora rubra genome:
- a CDS encoding RidA family protein: MAVELINPDGLPKPEMYRQMSVATGSRLVFLAGQVARDAEGNPVGAGDLAAQVEQAYVNIGTALAGIGGSFDDVAKLTVYVVDWSTDKLPLLGEGVARAAARLGVDPVKPITLLGVAALGEPDLLVEVEATAVVD; this comes from the coding sequence ATGGCCGTAGAACTGATCAACCCCGATGGGCTGCCGAAGCCCGAGATGTACCGGCAGATGTCCGTCGCCACCGGTTCGAGGCTGGTGTTCCTGGCGGGGCAGGTCGCCCGCGACGCCGAGGGGAACCCGGTCGGCGCGGGCGACCTGGCCGCCCAGGTCGAGCAGGCGTACGTCAACATCGGCACGGCGCTCGCCGGGATCGGTGGCTCGTTCGACGACGTGGCGAAGCTGACCGTCTACGTCGTCGACTGGTCGACCGACAAGCTGCCGTTGCTCGGTGAGGGGGTGGCCCGGGCGGCCGCGCGACTGGGGGTCGACCCGGTCAAGCCGATCACCCTGCTGGGTGTCGCCGCGCTGGGCGAGCCCGATCTGCTGGTCGAGGTGGAGGCCACCGCCGTCGTCGACTGA
- a CDS encoding tetratricopeptide repeat protein: MPIVLKGDQGVNGHSAELVRVRLRRAIQQTSDLLTLSTNEEFSATVTVDNTSLRISLPANIASTTFHYTESDMYTGTEGLRTLIADIMIATASLFIRIGETRAAVELTEQFKSDSTVIRMPGAALQFADNFIPSGYLSEAFDLIREMIDARSEELREVAQLVMMSLFMHRGPGELSGADYEEMVARLERRASIELEEGRADAAGRTLYSLGEKYRGSGDWEKALSFFDAALTHDPTYSNRGYFWRARGSVHYELKDYDAAANDYREAVRCRDATESAFLLSDVLLRAGRYSEALSVPVRSGATDFYALGERINRRVLATIIEVTGLSEQERNPLGAGHIAEIHGAATSEEIVAALRETDALDPRLWFLLGESENEMEDAQRSEIWLVAADLERDNPHLWAIAASMSILFASENMANDVCDSGLKWCDDEFLNLIEEVRQLFPDDASSAISTKVYERADRDHPRPTRTVRMVHEDGTYAAFEFSR; encoded by the coding sequence ATGCCGATCGTCTTGAAGGGTGATCAAGGCGTAAATGGACACTCAGCAGAGCTTGTCCGGGTGCGCCTTCGTCGGGCGATACAACAAACTAGCGACCTCCTGACACTGTCGACAAATGAAGAATTTTCCGCCACCGTCACAGTCGACAACACTTCACTTCGCATATCTTTGCCGGCAAACATCGCTAGCACCACCTTTCATTACACCGAGTCGGACATGTACACGGGAACAGAAGGACTCAGGACCCTTATCGCAGACATAATGATCGCCACCGCATCCCTATTCATAAGAATCGGCGAGACTCGCGCCGCTGTCGAGTTGACGGAGCAGTTCAAGTCAGATTCGACAGTCATCAGGATGCCTGGCGCCGCACTTCAGTTTGCCGACAACTTCATACCTTCAGGCTACTTGTCTGAGGCATTCGACCTGATTCGAGAGATGATTGATGCCCGAAGCGAGGAGCTGCGTGAAGTTGCCCAGCTTGTAATGATGAGCCTATTCATGCACAGGGGGCCGGGAGAACTGAGCGGCGCGGACTATGAGGAGATGGTGGCTCGACTGGAGCGACGAGCAAGCATAGAGCTTGAAGAGGGTAGGGCCGACGCGGCTGGACGGACACTATACTCCCTCGGAGAGAAGTACCGGGGATCGGGAGACTGGGAAAAGGCCCTTTCATTCTTCGATGCCGCCCTTACCCACGACCCCACATATTCGAATCGCGGCTATTTCTGGCGCGCACGGGGTTCTGTACATTACGAACTCAAAGATTATGATGCCGCAGCTAACGACTATCGTGAAGCTGTCAGGTGCAGAGACGCGACCGAAAGCGCGTTTCTGCTGTCGGATGTTCTTCTGCGCGCCGGCCGATACAGTGAAGCGCTATCTGTTCCCGTACGATCCGGAGCAACCGACTTTTACGCACTTGGCGAGAGGATCAACAGACGAGTCCTTGCAACAATCATTGAGGTGACCGGCTTATCAGAACAGGAACGAAATCCCCTTGGGGCTGGGCACATTGCAGAGATTCACGGAGCCGCAACGTCGGAGGAAATCGTTGCCGCCTTGCGCGAAACAGACGCGCTTGATCCACGCCTATGGTTTCTTCTTGGCGAGTCCGAGAACGAGATGGAGGACGCCCAAAGGTCGGAAATTTGGCTCGTTGCAGCAGACCTTGAGCGAGACAATCCTCACCTGTGGGCCATAGCCGCCAGCATGTCTATCCTTTTCGCTTCCGAGAATATGGCCAATGATGTTTGCGACTCAGGACTCAAATGGTGCGACGACGAGTTTCTGAATCTCATTGAGGAGGTGCGACAGCTATTCCCTGATGACGCTTCCTCGGCGATCAGCACCAAAGTATACGAGAGAGCCGATCGAGATCACCCCCGACCGACAAGGACTGTCAGAATGGTGCACGAGGATGGCACTTACGCGGCGTTTGAGTTCTCCCGATAA
- a CDS encoding metallophosphoesterase family protein translates to MRVTPVPRRLAAAAAAAAVTLTGLITLAPTANAAVDAPGLELLTSDIDPAQPRADVLRVAVVSDFGACGYGIPAKCADQNAVADMIHSWNPDFILTGGDNNQQQATEEQVRLSAEPYMADIEAGKFFPIFGNHDFGNTCDAVGAQYSMQYFKVPLSYRAVLGNGLLEWVNPNGACQTSNGTRMPAIYDDYLATVQNSQASWVLTGVHQPPYSSGVSGNNINRRWAIQPQVDLLISGHDHHTEHIITPDGDNLVLTGNGGDGTTRLFTPTTGSQWRDNRHLGAMRLTITPETLRAEFVALGGETQYEFTLGHDDAGDTIVLDQSEVDPGEGTDPNPAVPAKREVSFDIAAGTSDGLTAVQYPDGPWTQAEVDGRRAIQLQTNPMGGANQLYLQVDDAAMSGGPFGMAAEVTYRSPVAGSFNLQYENAAIGEAYSPATPVAIAGSQVGTWQTATIPLPAAAFNNRQNGGSDLRLTAAANLPLAISAITIRSTAPAGVTARMVAGQEPDGLAPVEYSSGPFTWGVADGRQVLQTQPNPESTTSGNLYMAVDDRYLSGGPQRAWLVLTYLPQSAGRFQVQYENAAVGTTYYNATAVEVTADQVGTWQTTTVDLPDAAFNNRQNGAADFRLRLPQNYPMAIAEMRLTTIDPANTPDPPTEEGPPTIPGSVLNPVSWSAGRAGGLDPIAYESGPFTLESDDTGGYLQVQRNTINSGNNLYLTADDAMLYGGPHEVWFTVEYRSPVEGRFELQYEDAVTGAAYLSTDPVTVTAGEVGVWKSATWHLPAAQFQNRQNGGADMRLRGADNLPLQIRSMRISPTDPAITPPQPTGPMTIRDTGVTARVPAKGNAVAQVVLTLQCSTDKPWCRERVTVTYEGETIDTKQVTIEADASRQLTLNFRGAAREALRAGADITLDVQIGDATSRVTVTPSAG, encoded by the coding sequence ATGCGGGTAACTCCCGTCCCCCGAAGACTGGCAGCGGCGGCGGCCGCGGCGGCCGTGACCCTGACCGGCCTGATCACCCTCGCCCCCACCGCGAACGCGGCCGTGGACGCGCCCGGTCTCGAACTGCTCACCAGCGACATCGACCCGGCACAGCCGCGCGCCGACGTGCTCCGGGTGGCCGTCGTCAGCGACTTCGGCGCCTGTGGCTACGGAATCCCGGCCAAGTGCGCGGACCAGAACGCTGTCGCCGACATGATCCACTCGTGGAACCCGGACTTCATCCTCACCGGCGGCGACAACAACCAGCAGCAGGCCACCGAGGAGCAGGTCCGCCTCTCGGCCGAGCCCTACATGGCCGACATCGAGGCGGGGAAGTTCTTCCCGATCTTCGGCAACCACGACTTCGGCAACACGTGTGACGCCGTCGGCGCGCAGTACTCGATGCAGTACTTCAAGGTGCCACTGTCCTACCGGGCCGTTCTCGGCAACGGGCTGCTGGAGTGGGTGAACCCGAACGGCGCCTGCCAGACCTCCAACGGCACCAGAATGCCGGCGATCTACGACGACTACCTCGCCACCGTCCAGAACTCGCAGGCGTCCTGGGTGCTCACCGGCGTCCACCAGCCGCCCTACTCCTCGGGCGTCTCCGGCAACAACATCAACCGCCGCTGGGCCATCCAGCCCCAGGTCGACCTGTTGATTTCGGGCCACGACCACCACACCGAGCACATCATCACCCCGGACGGCGACAACCTCGTCCTCACCGGCAACGGCGGTGACGGCACCACGCGGCTCTTCACCCCGACCACGGGCAGCCAGTGGCGCGACAACAGGCACCTCGGTGCGATGCGCCTCACCATCACCCCCGAGACGCTCCGGGCCGAGTTCGTGGCCCTCGGCGGCGAGACCCAGTACGAATTCACCCTCGGCCACGACGACGCTGGCGACACGATCGTCCTCGACCAGTCCGAGGTGGACCCCGGCGAGGGCACCGACCCCAACCCCGCGGTTCCCGCGAAGCGCGAGGTCTCCTTCGACATCGCCGCAGGCACGAGCGACGGCCTGACCGCGGTCCAGTACCCGGACGGCCCGTGGACCCAGGCCGAGGTGGACGGGCGCCGGGCGATCCAGTTGCAGACCAACCCGATGGGTGGCGCCAACCAGCTCTACCTGCAGGTCGACGACGCCGCGATGTCCGGCGGCCCGTTCGGCATGGCGGCGGAGGTGACCTACCGCAGCCCCGTCGCCGGGTCCTTCAACCTGCAGTACGAGAACGCAGCGATCGGTGAGGCGTACTCGCCGGCCACCCCGGTGGCGATCGCGGGCAGCCAGGTGGGCACGTGGCAGACGGCCACGATCCCGCTGCCTGCCGCCGCGTTCAACAACCGGCAGAACGGCGGTTCCGACCTGCGTCTCACCGCCGCGGCGAACCTGCCGCTGGCGATCTCGGCGATCACGATCCGCAGCACCGCGCCCGCCGGCGTGACCGCGCGGATGGTGGCGGGGCAGGAGCCGGACGGGCTCGCTCCCGTCGAATACTCCAGCGGACCGTTCACGTGGGGCGTGGCCGACGGCCGTCAGGTGCTGCAGACCCAGCCGAATCCCGAGTCGACCACCTCCGGCAACCTCTACATGGCGGTCGACGACCGCTACCTGTCCGGCGGCCCGCAGCGCGCCTGGCTGGTGCTGACCTACCTGCCGCAATCGGCCGGCCGGTTCCAGGTCCAGTACGAGAACGCCGCCGTCGGCACCACCTACTACAACGCCACCGCCGTCGAGGTGACCGCCGACCAGGTGGGCACCTGGCAGACCACGACCGTCGACCTCCCGGACGCCGCGTTCAACAACCGGCAGAACGGCGCCGCCGACTTCCGCCTGCGCCTGCCGCAGAACTATCCGATGGCGATCGCCGAGATGCGCCTGACCACGATCGACCCGGCGAACACGCCCGACCCGCCGACGGAGGAGGGGCCGCCGACCATCCCCGGCAGCGTCCTCAACCCGGTGTCCTGGAGCGCCGGGCGGGCCGGTGGCCTCGACCCGATCGCGTACGAGTCCGGTCCGTTCACCCTCGAGTCCGACGACACGGGCGGCTACCTGCAGGTCCAGCGCAACACCATCAACTCGGGCAACAACCTCTACCTCACCGCGGACGACGCGATGCTCTACGGCGGGCCGCACGAGGTTTGGTTCACCGTCGAGTACCGCTCGCCGGTCGAGGGCAGGTTCGAGCTCCAGTACGAGGACGCCGTGACCGGCGCCGCGTACCTGTCGACCGACCCTGTCACCGTCACCGCCGGGGAGGTCGGCGTCTGGAAGTCGGCCACCTGGCACCTGCCGGCCGCCCAGTTCCAGAACCGGCAGAACGGTGGCGCGGACATGCGGCTGCGGGGCGCGGACAACCTGCCCCTGCAGATCCGGTCGATGCGGATCAGCCCCACCGACCCGGCGATCACTCCGCCGCAGCCGACCGGACCGATGACCATCCGCGACACCGGCGTGACGGCGCGCGTCCCGGCCAAGGGCAACGCCGTCGCCCAGGTGGTGCTCACCCTCCAGTGCAGCACCGACAAGCCGTGGTGCCGCGAGCGTGTCACGGTCACCTACGAGGGCGAGACGATCGACACCAAGCAGGTCACGATCGAGGCGGACGCCTCGCGCCAGCTGACGCTCAACTTCCGGGGCGCGGCCCGCGAGGCCCTGCGTGCCGGCGCCGACATCACGTTGGACGTCCAGATCGGCGACGCCACCAGCCGGGTGACGGTCACCCCGTCGGCCGGATAG
- a CDS encoding NAD(P)H-quinone oxidoreductase, with amino-acid sequence MHAITITEPGGPDVLAWTEVPDPTPGPDDVLVETVAAAVNRADLLQRQGHYPPPAGASPYPGLECSGVVAGTGEQVCALLAGGGYAEKVVVPRAHTLPVPRGLTVEEAAALPEVACTVWSNVVRLAGLRRGETLLVHGGGSGIGTFAIQLGAALGATVVTTARSAKHAALRELGAAHTIDYTSADFVEEVRRVAGGADVILDIMGAAYLDRNVRALSTGGRLVVIGMQGGRKAELDLGALLAKRGSVFATALRSRPDDEKAEIVRGVREQVWPLVESGAIRPVIDQRVPMPDAARAHRIVAGSDHLGKVLLTLA; translated from the coding sequence GTGCACGCGATCACCATCACCGAACCCGGCGGCCCGGACGTGCTGGCCTGGACCGAGGTCCCCGACCCGACGCCCGGCCCCGACGACGTGCTCGTCGAGACGGTGGCCGCCGCGGTCAACCGGGCCGACCTGCTGCAACGGCAGGGCCACTACCCGCCGCCGGCGGGCGCGTCGCCGTACCCGGGTCTGGAATGTTCCGGGGTCGTCGCCGGCACCGGCGAGCAGGTCTGCGCGCTGTTGGCCGGCGGCGGCTACGCGGAGAAGGTGGTCGTGCCGCGGGCGCACACGCTGCCGGTGCCGCGTGGGCTGACCGTCGAGGAGGCGGCGGCGCTGCCGGAGGTCGCGTGCACGGTCTGGTCGAACGTCGTACGGCTGGCCGGGCTGCGCCGGGGTGAGACGCTGCTGGTGCACGGCGGCGGCAGCGGGATCGGCACGTTCGCGATCCAGTTGGGTGCGGCGCTGGGCGCGACGGTCGTCACGACGGCCCGATCGGCCAAGCATGCCGCGTTGCGGGAGTTGGGTGCGGCGCACACGATCGACTACACGAGCGCCGACTTCGTCGAGGAGGTACGCCGGGTCGCCGGTGGGGCCGACGTGATCCTGGACATCATGGGCGCCGCCTACCTGGACCGGAACGTCCGGGCGCTGTCCACCGGCGGGCGGCTGGTCGTGATCGGGATGCAGGGTGGGCGGAAGGCCGAACTCGACCTGGGTGCCCTGCTCGCCAAGCGTGGCTCGGTCTTCGCGACCGCGCTACGGTCGCGGCCCGACGACGAGAAGGCGGAGATCGTCCGGGGCGTACGGGAACAGGTGTGGCCGCTGGTCGAGTCCGGCGCGATCCGGCCGGTGATCGACCAGCGGGTGCCGATGCCGGACGCGGCGCGGGCGCACCGGATCGTGGCGGGCAGCGACCACCTGGGCAAGGTCCTGCTCACCCTCGCCTGA
- a CDS encoding RNA polymerase sigma factor produces the protein MDADSSTLVAAATAGDRDAWNALVDRYAGLVWATARAFRLNDADAADVSQVTWLRAVEHLDNLRNPAALSSWLVTTTRREALNLLRQRRSGALPEADGAEVVDDEQPPPWHDILVDERNRELWAAFRRLSARCQTLLRLLVIDPAGSYTKVAAALDVPVGSLGPTRARCLTTLRGHLARSGVDG, from the coding sequence ATGGACGCGGACTCGAGCACTCTGGTCGCGGCGGCGACCGCCGGCGACCGCGACGCCTGGAACGCCCTGGTCGACCGGTACGCCGGGCTGGTCTGGGCGACCGCGCGGGCCTTCCGGCTCAACGACGCCGACGCCGCCGACGTCAGCCAGGTCACCTGGCTGCGCGCCGTCGAACACCTCGACAACCTGCGCAACCCGGCCGCGCTCAGCTCCTGGCTGGTCACCACCACCCGCCGCGAGGCGCTGAACCTGCTCCGCCAGCGCCGTTCCGGCGCACTGCCGGAGGCCGACGGCGCGGAGGTGGTCGACGACGAACAGCCGCCACCCTGGCACGACATCCTCGTCGACGAACGCAACCGCGAGCTGTGGGCCGCGTTCCGCCGGCTCTCGGCCCGCTGCCAGACCCTGCTCCGGCTGCTCGTCATCGACCCCGCCGGCAGCTACACGAAGGTGGCGGCCGCGCTCGACGTACCGGTCGGCAGCCTCGGCCCGACCCGGGCCCGCTGCCTGACCACCCTGCGCGGCCACCTGGCCCGGTCGGGAGTGGACGGATGA
- a CDS encoding AAA family ATPase has product MPTTVERPQAVVLLTGIMAAGKSTVAQALAERLPRSVHVRGDLFRRMVVNGRADMTPDTEEEARRQLRLRHTLTADVTDGYFDAGFTVVAQDVVLGAELPAMVARIRSRPLLVVVLAPSVAAVTARESGRPKTGYGDWTPADLDAGLRADTPRIGLWLDTSAQTPEQTVDEILARAWADAAVPA; this is encoded by the coding sequence GTGCCCACCACCGTCGAGCGGCCGCAGGCCGTCGTGCTGCTCACCGGCATCATGGCCGCCGGCAAGTCAACCGTCGCGCAGGCGCTCGCCGAACGCCTGCCCCGCTCCGTCCACGTACGGGGCGACCTGTTCCGCCGGATGGTGGTCAACGGACGCGCCGACATGACACCCGACACCGAAGAGGAGGCGCGGCGGCAGCTCCGGCTGCGACACACGCTGACCGCCGACGTCACCGACGGCTACTTCGACGCCGGGTTCACCGTCGTCGCCCAGGACGTCGTGCTCGGTGCCGAACTGCCGGCGATGGTCGCCCGGATCCGGAGCCGGCCGCTGCTGGTCGTGGTGCTCGCCCCGTCGGTCGCGGCGGTCACCGCCCGCGAGTCGGGCCGGCCCAAGACCGGGTACGGCGACTGGACGCCCGCCGACCTCGACGCCGGGTTGCGGGCGGACACGCCCCGGATCGGGCTGTGGCTGGACACGTCGGCGCAGACGCCGGAGCAGACCGTCGACGAGATCCTGGCCCGGGCCTGGGCCGACGCGGCCGTACCGGCCTGA
- a CDS encoding S8/S53 family peptidase, producing MSASDDRLAGYQHRRQRRLRSLPRLRSTATRPDSPVWYVADELLVVEEDRRHVERYLTGQRREVTALGDEEVVPGLRRYFATGLDVPDTVRAVRGGAPRGATVLCPNHVFLGTPFNHGGPCGPPVPASEAALAGRPSDDDLVSVAIVDTGAWVDSKLPAGYYRPGAVDIETETDVDNDGLLDGDVGHANFIAGVIVRHAPQVELSVLKVLDTFGVCTEDQLVRALGRLDPSVQVVNLSLGGFTEDDLPPVGLRVALENALAVPDRVVVAAAGNNGNRTSPFWPAAFAGAGHAWSDRVAAVAAHDGSAICDWSNAGPWVTLAAPGQDIHSTFINHDEFFPSGWAQWSGTSFATPRVVAEIATHIAAGRSPAAALEHVVATAGDTFDDYIGLS from the coding sequence ATGTCAGCGTCCGACGACCGGCTGGCCGGCTACCAGCACCGCCGACAGCGCCGCCTACGGAGCCTGCCCAGGCTGCGCTCCACCGCCACCCGCCCGGACTCCCCGGTCTGGTACGTCGCCGACGAGCTGCTGGTGGTGGAAGAGGACCGGCGGCACGTCGAGCGGTACCTGACCGGCCAGCGCCGGGAGGTGACCGCACTCGGCGACGAGGAGGTCGTACCCGGGCTGCGGCGCTACTTCGCCACCGGCCTGGACGTGCCGGACACCGTCCGGGCCGTACGCGGCGGCGCACCCCGCGGCGCCACGGTCCTCTGCCCCAACCACGTCTTTCTCGGCACCCCGTTCAACCACGGTGGACCCTGCGGACCACCGGTCCCGGCCAGCGAAGCCGCACTCGCCGGCCGGCCGAGCGACGACGACCTCGTCTCGGTCGCCATCGTCGACACCGGCGCCTGGGTCGACAGCAAGCTCCCCGCCGGCTACTACCGGCCCGGCGCCGTCGACATCGAAACCGAGACCGACGTCGACAACGACGGCCTGCTCGACGGCGACGTCGGACACGCCAACTTCATCGCCGGCGTCATCGTCCGCCACGCCCCCCAGGTGGAACTCAGCGTGCTCAAGGTGCTCGACACCTTCGGCGTCTGCACCGAGGACCAGCTCGTCCGGGCACTCGGTCGGCTCGACCCATCGGTGCAGGTCGTCAACCTCTCCCTCGGCGGCTTCACCGAGGACGACCTGCCGCCGGTCGGGCTGCGGGTCGCCCTGGAGAACGCGCTCGCCGTACCGGACCGGGTGGTGGTCGCCGCCGCCGGCAACAACGGCAACCGGACCAGCCCGTTCTGGCCGGCCGCGTTCGCCGGCGCCGGTCACGCGTGGAGCGACCGGGTCGCCGCCGTCGCCGCCCACGACGGGAGCGCGATCTGCGACTGGAGCAACGCCGGCCCGTGGGTGACCCTGGCCGCGCCGGGCCAGGACATCCACAGCACCTTCATCAACCACGACGAGTTCTTCCCGTCCGGCTGGGCACAGTGGAGCGGCACGTCGTTCGCCACCCCGCGGGTCGTCGCCGAGATCGCCACCCACATCGCCGCCGGCCGGTCGCCCGCGGCGGCACTCGAGCATGTCGTCGCCACGGCCGGCGACACCTTCGACGACTACATCGGACTGTCGTGA
- a CDS encoding TetR/AcrR family transcriptional regulator → MVRTKDPAIRTLLIERAAQMLRAREPVSLRSLVAGTGVSTMAVYTYFGGMDGLWQAVRQEGFTRLAARLATVPLTTDPVRDLAALGAAYTSNALANPDLYRVMFDAGFALEDPAAADESLHSLVRTVERAKDAGRFRPDVDAPALATQTWVIGHGLVSLVATGPLPRQALDHGAPMLTALFSSCGDAADRCRRSVELGWHPDFDPAR, encoded by the coding sequence ATGGTCAGAACGAAAGACCCCGCCATCCGTACCCTGCTGATCGAGCGCGCCGCGCAGATGCTGCGGGCCCGGGAGCCGGTCAGCCTGCGCTCGCTCGTCGCGGGCACCGGCGTCTCGACCATGGCCGTGTACACGTACTTCGGCGGCATGGACGGCCTGTGGCAGGCGGTGCGCCAGGAGGGATTCACCCGGCTGGCCGCCAGACTCGCGACCGTCCCCCTGACCACGGACCCCGTCCGGGACCTCGCCGCCCTGGGCGCCGCGTACACGTCCAACGCCCTGGCCAACCCCGACCTCTACCGGGTCATGTTCGACGCCGGCTTCGCGCTGGAAGACCCCGCCGCCGCGGACGAATCACTGCACTCCCTCGTACGCACCGTCGAACGGGCCAAGGACGCCGGCCGGTTCCGCCCCGACGTCGACGCCCCGGCCCTGGCCACCCAGACCTGGGTCATCGGCCACGGACTGGTGTCCCTGGTCGCCACCGGTCCCCTTCCGCGCCAGGCACTCGACCACGGCGCGCCCATGCTCACCGCCCTATTCAGCAGTTGCGGCGACGCAGCGGACCGGTGCCGCCGATCGGTCGAACTCGGCTGGCACCCGGACTTCGACCCAGCCCGGTAA
- the soxR gene encoding redox-sensitive transcriptional activator SoxR, with protein sequence MQETLTIGDLSVRSGVAASALRYYERLGLIRAGRTGGNQRRYERAELRRVAFIRIAQQVGVSLEDIRTALDSLPDSRTPTAADWARLSAGWRGKLDERIDLLTRLRDDLSGCIGCGCLSLQRCALYNLDDKLAAEGPGPRLMQPGRPAPPQPPIRPRRRG encoded by the coding sequence ATGCAGGAAACACTCACCATCGGCGATCTCTCCGTGCGGTCCGGGGTGGCCGCGTCCGCACTGCGCTACTACGAGCGGCTCGGCCTGATCCGGGCCGGCCGCACCGGCGGCAACCAGCGCCGCTACGAGCGGGCCGAACTGCGACGGGTGGCGTTCATCCGGATCGCCCAGCAGGTCGGGGTGTCGCTCGAGGACATCCGGACCGCGCTGGACTCGCTGCCGGACTCCCGTACGCCGACCGCCGCCGACTGGGCCCGGCTGTCCGCCGGCTGGCGGGGCAAACTCGACGAGCGGATCGACCTGCTCACCCGGCTCCGCGACGACCTGAGCGGCTGCATCGGCTGCGGCTGTCTGTCACTGCAACGGTGTGCCCTCTACAACCTTGACGACAAGTTGGCCGCCGAGGGGCCCGGTCCCCGGCTGATGCAGCCCGGCCGGCCGGCACCGCCACAACCGCCGATCCGCCCCCGCCGCCGCGGCTGA
- a CDS encoding transketolase codes for MTVTTTTADLSVLDGLLRRVTGDEKHAPSAHSTLDVLWVLYDRILRVTPDTVDAPDRDRFLLSKGHGPAAYYAVLAARGFIPPEWLDDLAGPDSRLGHHPDRLLVPGVEIGSGSLGHGLGLGVGTALGLRAQGLSDPRVYVLLGDAELDEGANHEAIAYAGATGLDRLTAVVVDNRSATHGWPGGIDTRFTVNGWTATTVDGRDHDAIAAALTAHRPGRPHVVVAVVAPKH; via the coding sequence ATGACAGTCACGACAACGACCGCCGACCTGTCCGTACTCGACGGGCTGCTACGCCGGGTGACCGGCGACGAGAAGCACGCCCCGAGCGCCCACTCGACCCTCGACGTGCTCTGGGTCCTCTACGACCGGATCCTGCGGGTGACCCCGGACACCGTGGACGCCCCGGACCGGGACCGGTTCCTGCTCTCCAAGGGGCACGGGCCGGCCGCCTACTACGCCGTACTCGCGGCCAGGGGGTTCATCCCGCCCGAATGGCTCGACGATCTCGCCGGGCCGGACAGCCGGCTCGGCCACCACCCGGACCGGCTGCTGGTGCCCGGCGTCGAGATCGGCTCCGGCTCGCTGGGGCACGGGCTCGGGCTGGGCGTCGGCACCGCGCTCGGCCTACGCGCCCAGGGCCTGTCCGACCCCCGGGTGTACGTCCTGCTCGGCGACGCCGAACTCGACGAGGGCGCCAACCACGAGGCGATCGCGTACGCCGGCGCGACCGGCCTCGACCGGCTGACCGCCGTCGTCGTCGACAACCGCTCCGCCACCCACGGCTGGCCGGGCGGCATCGACACCCGGTTCACCGTCAACGGCTGGACCGCGACCACGGTCGACGGCCGCGACCACGACGCCATCGCCGCCGCGCTCACCGCACACCGGCCCGGCCGCCCGCACGTCGTGGTCGCCGTCGTCGCCCCGAAGCACTGA